One genomic window of Solanum stenotomum isolate F172 chromosome 9, ASM1918654v1, whole genome shotgun sequence includes the following:
- the LOC125875655 gene encoding indole-3-acetate O-methyltransferase 1, which translates to MAPLGDNNNNNVVVSNLKLERMLSMKGGKGEASYVNNSQAQGQHARSMLHLLKDTLDGVQLNSPEIPFVIADLGCSCGSNTIFIIDVIVEHMSKRYEAIGQEPPEFSAFFSDLPSNDFNTLFQLLPPLANNGCGSMEECLASNSHRSYFAAGVPGSFYRRLFPARSIDVFYSAFSLHWLSQVPEIVLDKRSAAYNKGKIYIHGANESTANAYRKQFQTDLAYFLGCRSKEMKRGGSMFLACLGRTSVDPTDQGGAGLLFGTHFQDAWDDLVQEGLITSEKRDKFNIPVYAPSIQDFKEVVEANGSFKINNLQVFRGGSPLVVSHPDDAAEIGRALANSCRSVSGVLVDAHIGEQLSDELFTRVEERATCHAKELLQNLQFFHIVASLSLV; encoded by the exons ATGGCACCTTTAGGagacaataataacaataatgttgttgtttcaaacttgaaacttgaaagaatGCTTAGTATGAAGGGAGGCAAAGGAGAAGCTAGCTATGTCAATAACTCTCAAGCTCAG GGGCAACATGCACGATCAATGCTACACTTATTGAAAGATACTCTCGACGGAGTTCAGCTAAACTCGCCGGAGATTCCATTCGTAATCGCTGATTTAGGCTGTTCCTGCGGTAGCAACACAATTTTCATTATCGACGTAATCGTCGAACACATGAGCAAGCGTTACGAAGCCATCGGACAAGAGCCGCCGGAATTTTCAGCTTTCTTCTCCGATCTACCGTCGAACGATTTCAACACTCTGTTTCAATTGCTACCGCCTTTAGCTAATAATGGCTGTGGAAGTATGGAGGAATGCTTAGCTTCTAATAGCCACCGCTCTTATTTTGCCGCCGGCGTTCCTGGTTCCTTTTACCGGCGTCTTTTTCCGGCTAGATCTATCGACGTTTTCTATTCCGCATTTTCTCTGCATTGGCTCTCTCAG GTGCCGGAGATAGTGTTGGATAAGAGATCAGCAGCATATAACAAAGGGAAAATTTACATACATGGAGCAAATGAGAGCACAGCAAATGCATACAGAAAACAATTTCAGACAGATTTGGCTTATTTTTTGGGATGTAGGTCCAAAGAAATGAAGAGAGGTGGTTCTATGTTTTTAGCTTGTTTGGGTAGGACTTCTGTGGATCCTACTGATCAAGGTGGGGCTGGGCTTCTCTTTGGGACACACTTTCAAGATGCTTGGGATGATCTTGTCCAAGAG GGCCTAATTACTAGTGAGAAAAGGGACAAGTTCAATATTCCAGTGTATGCACCAAGCATTCAAGATTTCAAAGAAGTGGTAGAAGCAAATGGCTCATTCAAAATTAACAATCTTCAAGTTTTTAGGGGAGGAAGCCCTCTTGTGGTTAGCCATCCAGACGACGCGGCTGAAATAGGACGAGCACTAGCTAACAGCTGTAGGAGTGTTAGTGGGGTGCTCGTCGATGCCCACATTGGTGAACAGCTCAGTGATGAGCTGTTCACCAGAGTGGAGGAACGAGCCACGTGTCATGCAAAAGAGCTTCTTCAGAATCTTCAGTTTTTTCATATTGTTGCTTCACTTTCTCTTGTGTAG
- the LOC125875652 gene encoding protein HOMOLOG OF MAMMALIAN LYST-INTERACTING PROTEIN 5 produces MSKDNEPAKLLLPYLQRADELQKHEPLVAYYCRLYAMERGLRIPQNERTKTTSSILVSLINQLEKDKKSLTLGPDDHLHVEGFALNVFAKADKQDRAGRADLNTAKTFYAASIFFEILNQFGELQPDLEQKQKYAAWKAADIRKALKEGRKPVPGPPGDEGDTSELSSAPSDTYDLQSSRTDSIIKPAPESDSSNHMYDSVQYSANRPSPPAATPPPPHLHTPPPPSHIPPSPPAATTQSPPSHFPPSPPSYPGAEYPSHNFQQPPPVDASENSSYPQPYHHQPYAQEPQSHLPQPHYPSQFPNFQSYPSFSESSLPSAPSHYPSYYQGADASYSTLPASNTANYPSSTQYNSNERNGSASEVAAAPVKTYAYDSNYQPPPEKIAEAHKAARFAVGALAFDDVSIAVDYLKKSLELLTNPSADQ; encoded by the exons ATGTCGAAGGATAACGAACCAGCAAAGCTCCTATTACCTTACCTTCAACGCGCCGATGAGTTGCAGAAACACGAACCTCTCGTCGCCTACTACT GTCGATTGTATGCTATGGAGCGAGGATTAAGGATTCCTCAAAATGAGCGTACAAAAACCACTAGTTCCATCCTTGTTTCGCTTATAAATCAACTTGAGAag GATAAGAAGTCACTGACATTGGGGCCTGATGATCATTTGCATGTGGAGGGATTTGCCTTGAATGTTTTCGCAAAGGCTGACAAACAAGATCGAGCTGGGCGAGCAGACTT GAATACAGCAAAGACGTTTTATGCTGCGAGTATCTTCTTTGAGATCCTTAATCAGTTCGGTGAACTCCAGCCTGAT CTTGAGCAGAAGCAGAAGTATGCAGCTTGGAAGGCAGCAGACATAAGGAAAGCTTTGAAAGAAGGAAGGAAGCCTGTACCAGGCCCTCCCGGTGATGAAGGAGATACTTCAGAGTTGTCCAGTGCACCAAGTGATACATAT GATCTTCAATCTAGTAGAACTGATTCAATCATCAAACCTGCACCAGAATCAGATTCGTCCAATCACATGTATGACAGCGTACAGTATTCTGCAAATAGACCGTCTCCTCCAGCAGCCACCCCACCACCACCTCATTTACACACCCCTCCACCTCCTTCACATATCCCTCCATCACCTCCAGCAGCCACCACACAGTCACCTCCTTCACATTTCCCTCCATCACCTCCTTCCTATCCTGGTGCCGAGTATCCTTCTCATAATTTTCAGCAGCCTCCACCTGTTGATGCATCTGAAAATTCTTCTTACCCTCAGCCGTATCACCATCAACCTTATGCTCAAGAACCACAGTCTCACTTGCCACAGCCACACTACCCTTCACAATTCCCCAATTTCCAATCCTATCCTAGCTTTTCTGAGAGCAGTCTTCCTTCTGCACCATCACATTACCCTTCTTACTACCAAGGCGCTGATGCTTCGTATTCCACATTGCCTGCATCTAACACTGCAAACTATCCATCAAGCACTCAATACAACTCAAATGAGAGAAATGGGTCTGCATCAGAAGTTGCAGCTGCTCCTGTGAAAACGTACGCATACGACAGCAATTACCAGCCCCCTCCTGAGAAAATAGCTGAAGCACACAAGGCTGCAAGGTTTGCTGTCGGAGCTCTGGCATTTGATGACGTCTCTATCGCTGTAGATTACCTCAAAAAATCACTTGAGTTGCTGACAAACCCATCAGCTGATCAATGA
- the LOC125876027 gene encoding 65-kDa microtubule-associated protein 1-like isoform X2 → MAAVDDQTPPVLDETTCGTLLQKLQQIWDEVGETDDERDKMLLQIDQECLDVYKRKVDHAVKSRAHLLQALADAKVELSRLLSALGEKTYVGIPEKTSGTIKEQLAAIAPTLEKLWKQKDDRIKDFFDVQSQIQKISSEIAGDSEQVESLTVDESDLSVKKLDEFHVQLQELQKEKSDRLHKVLDLVSTVHDLCAVLGMDFFSTVTEVHPSLDDSTGVQSKSISNDTLSNLANTVLVLKEDKKQRLLKLQELATQLIDLWNLMDTPEEERSLFDHVTCNISASVDEVAIPGALALDLIEQAEVEVERLDQLKASKMKEISFKRQAELEDIYARAHVEIDTEAAREKIMGLIDSGNVDPAELLADMDNQIVNAKEEAHSRKEILEKVEKWMAACEEESWLEDYNRDDNRYNASRGAHLNLKRAEKARILVNKIPALVDSLVAKTRAWEQERDTTFTYDGVPLLAMLDEYMMLRHDREEEKRRLRDQKKFHEQMSKDPEVFGSTPSPVRPLGPKKVTGPRANGSANGPASRRLSLNSHQNGSRSTSKDGKRDVRLSAPVNYVAMTKDDAASHISGTEPIPSTP, encoded by the exons ATGGCAGCAGTGGATGATCAAACTCCTCCTGTTCTTGATGAAACAACTTGCGGCACCCTACTACAAAAGCTTCAg CAAATCTGGGATGAGGTTGGTGAAACTGATGATGAACGGGACAAGATGCTTCTTCAGATAGATCAAGAGTGTCTGGATGTCTACAAGAGAAAGGTTGACCATGCTGTGAAGTCACGGGCTCACCTTCTTCAGGCATTGGCAGATGCCAAAGTTGAACTCTCCAGGCTGCTATCGGCCCTTGGAGAGAAGACATATGTTGGAATT CCTGAGAAGACTTCAGGTACAATCAAGGAACAGCTTGCAGCTATAGCACCAACACTGGAAAAACTATGGAAGCAGAAAGATGATCGGATAAAGGACTTCTTTGATGTACAATCACAAATTCAGAAGATAAGCAGTGAGATTGCAGGGGATAGCGAGCAAGTTGAGAGTCTAACAGTGGACGAATCTGACTTATCTGTAAAAAAGTTGGATGAGTTTCATGTGCAACTTCAAGAGCTCCAAAAGGAGAAG AGTGACAGATTACACAAGGTCCTCGATCTTGTGAGTACTGTGCATGACCTTTGTGCTGTTCTTGGCATGGACTTCTTCAGTACTGTCACAGAGGTTCATCCAAGCCTGGATGATTCTACTGGTGTACAATCAAAAAGTATTAGCAATGATACATTGTCAAATCTGGCCAACACTGTCTTGGTATTAAAGGAAGATAAGAAGCAGAGATTGCTCAAG CTTCAAGAATTAGCAACTCAGCTAATTGATTTATGGAATTTGATGGATACCCCAGAAGAAGAAAGGAGCTTGTTTGACCATGTTACCTGCAACATATCAGCTTCAGTAGATGAAGTGGCCATTCCAGGGGCTCTTGCTCTTGATTTGATTGAACAG GCTGAAGTGGAAGTTGAAAGGCTTGATCAACTTAAAGCTAGCAAGATGAAGGAGATTTCTTTCAAAAGACAGGCTGAACTGGAAGACATTTATGCTCGTGCCCACGTAGAGATCGATACTGAGGCTGCCCGAGAAAAGATTATGGGACTGATTGATTCTGGTAATGTTGATCCTGCAGAATTACTAGCTGACATGGACAATCAGATTGTAAATGCAAAAGAAGAGGCTCACAGTAGGAAAGAAATATTGGAAAAAGTTGAGAAATGGATGGCAGCTTGTGAAGAAGAGAGCTGGCTTGAAGACTATAACAGG GATGATAACCGGTATAATGCAAGCAGAGGGGCACACTTGAATTTGAAGAGAGCTGAAAAGGCTCGGATATTGGTCAACAAAATTCCAG CTCTTGTGGACTCCTTGGTTGCAAAAACTAGAGCATGGGAACAAGAGCGGGACACCACATTCACATATGATGGTGTTCCACTACTTGCTATGCTAGACGAATATATGATGCTCAGGCACGatagagaagaagagaaaagaaggtTGAGG GACCAGAAGAAGTTCCATGAGCAGATGAGCAAAGATCCAGAAGTATTTGGATCAACGCCAAGCCCTGTTCGACCACTTGGTCCAAAGAAGGTAACAGGTCCACGAGCAAATGGCAGTGCCAATGGGCCAGCAAGCAGAAGACTGTCTCTTAATTCCCACCAAAACGGTTCCAGGTCAACTTCTAAAGATGGAAAGAGAGACGTGAGACTCAGTGCTCCTGTGAACTATGTTGCCATGACCAAAGACGATGCAGCGTCTCACATTTCTGGAACTGAGCCTATTCCTAGCACCCCATAG
- the LOC125876027 gene encoding 65-kDa microtubule-associated protein 1-like isoform X1, giving the protein MQQIWDEVGETDDERDKMLLQIDQECLDVYKRKVDHAVKSRAHLLQALADAKVELSRLLSALGEKTYVGIPEKTSGTIKEQLAAIAPTLEKLWKQKDDRIKDFFDVQSQIQKISSEIAGDSEQVESLTVDESDLSVKKLDEFHVQLQELQKEKSDRLHKVLDLVSTVHDLCAVLGMDFFSTVTEVHPSLDDSTGVQSKSISNDTLSNLANTVLVLKEDKKQRLLKLQELATQLIDLWNLMDTPEEERSLFDHVTCNISASVDEVAIPGALALDLIEQAEVEVERLDQLKASKMKEISFKRQAELEDIYARAHVEIDTEAAREKIMGLIDSGNVDPAELLADMDNQIVNAKEEAHSRKEILEKVEKWMAACEEESWLEDYNRDDNRYNASRGAHLNLKRAEKARILVNKIPALVDSLVAKTRAWEQERDTTFTYDGVPLLAMLDEYMMLRHDREEEKRRLRDQKKFHEQMSKDPEVFGSTPSPVRPLGPKKVTGPRANGSANGPASRRLSLNSHQNGSRSTSKDGKRDVRLSAPVNYVAMTKDDAASHISGTEPIPSTP; this is encoded by the exons ATGCAGCAAATCTGGGATGAGGTTGGTGAAACTGATGATGAACGGGACAAGATGCTTCTTCAGATAGATCAAGAGTGTCTGGATGTCTACAAGAGAAAGGTTGACCATGCTGTGAAGTCACGGGCTCACCTTCTTCAGGCATTGGCAGATGCCAAAGTTGAACTCTCCAGGCTGCTATCGGCCCTTGGAGAGAAGACATATGTTGGAATT CCTGAGAAGACTTCAGGTACAATCAAGGAACAGCTTGCAGCTATAGCACCAACACTGGAAAAACTATGGAAGCAGAAAGATGATCGGATAAAGGACTTCTTTGATGTACAATCACAAATTCAGAAGATAAGCAGTGAGATTGCAGGGGATAGCGAGCAAGTTGAGAGTCTAACAGTGGACGAATCTGACTTATCTGTAAAAAAGTTGGATGAGTTTCATGTGCAACTTCAAGAGCTCCAAAAGGAGAAG AGTGACAGATTACACAAGGTCCTCGATCTTGTGAGTACTGTGCATGACCTTTGTGCTGTTCTTGGCATGGACTTCTTCAGTACTGTCACAGAGGTTCATCCAAGCCTGGATGATTCTACTGGTGTACAATCAAAAAGTATTAGCAATGATACATTGTCAAATCTGGCCAACACTGTCTTGGTATTAAAGGAAGATAAGAAGCAGAGATTGCTCAAG CTTCAAGAATTAGCAACTCAGCTAATTGATTTATGGAATTTGATGGATACCCCAGAAGAAGAAAGGAGCTTGTTTGACCATGTTACCTGCAACATATCAGCTTCAGTAGATGAAGTGGCCATTCCAGGGGCTCTTGCTCTTGATTTGATTGAACAG GCTGAAGTGGAAGTTGAAAGGCTTGATCAACTTAAAGCTAGCAAGATGAAGGAGATTTCTTTCAAAAGACAGGCTGAACTGGAAGACATTTATGCTCGTGCCCACGTAGAGATCGATACTGAGGCTGCCCGAGAAAAGATTATGGGACTGATTGATTCTGGTAATGTTGATCCTGCAGAATTACTAGCTGACATGGACAATCAGATTGTAAATGCAAAAGAAGAGGCTCACAGTAGGAAAGAAATATTGGAAAAAGTTGAGAAATGGATGGCAGCTTGTGAAGAAGAGAGCTGGCTTGAAGACTATAACAGG GATGATAACCGGTATAATGCAAGCAGAGGGGCACACTTGAATTTGAAGAGAGCTGAAAAGGCTCGGATATTGGTCAACAAAATTCCAG CTCTTGTGGACTCCTTGGTTGCAAAAACTAGAGCATGGGAACAAGAGCGGGACACCACATTCACATATGATGGTGTTCCACTACTTGCTATGCTAGACGAATATATGATGCTCAGGCACGatagagaagaagagaaaagaaggtTGAGG GACCAGAAGAAGTTCCATGAGCAGATGAGCAAAGATCCAGAAGTATTTGGATCAACGCCAAGCCCTGTTCGACCACTTGGTCCAAAGAAGGTAACAGGTCCACGAGCAAATGGCAGTGCCAATGGGCCAGCAAGCAGAAGACTGTCTCTTAATTCCCACCAAAACGGTTCCAGGTCAACTTCTAAAGATGGAAAGAGAGACGTGAGACTCAGTGCTCCTGTGAACTATGTTGCCATGACCAAAGACGATGCAGCGTCTCACATTTCTGGAACTGAGCCTATTCCTAGCACCCCATAG